The following coding sequences lie in one Carassius carassius chromosome 1, fCarCar2.1, whole genome shotgun sequence genomic window:
- the LOC132140607 gene encoding suppressor of cytokine signaling 3-like produces the protein MVTHSKFDNAMSSSLFDASMRLPSHHYKTFSSKLQFQMVQHAVRMLQESGFYWGSISGKEANHLLNSEPSGTFLVRDSSDNRHFFTLSVKTESGTKNLRVQCDNKSFFLQTDSKNMQSVPRFDCVLKLVHHYMPSSRSSLSIGSSRNSYYIYTAGEKIPLELLRPLPCIMSSLQHLCRKTVNGHIDVSSKREQLPQQLKDFLQEYDAPI, from the coding sequence ATGGTCACCCACAGCAAGTTTGACAACGCAATGAGCAGCAGCCTGTTTGATGCAAGCATGCGGCTGCCGTCTCACCATTACAAGACCTTCAGCTCGAAGCTGCAGTTCCAGATGGTGCAACACGCCGTCAGGATGCTCCAGGAGAGCGGCTTCTACTGGGGCTCCATCAGCGGCAAAGAGGCCAATCACCTTTTGAACTCAGAGCCCAGCGGGACCTTTCTGGTGCGAGACAGCTCAGACAACCGGCACTTCTTCACGCTCAGCGTCAAGACCGAGTCGGGCACCAAGAACCTACGGGTGCAGTGCGACAACAAGTCCTTTTTCCTTCAGACGGACTCCAAGAACATGCAGTCCGTGCCTCGCTTCGACTGCGTGCTGAAGCTCGTCCATCACTACATGCCCTCGTCCAGAAGCTCTCTGTCCATCGGGAGTTCGAGGAACTCGTACTACATCTACACGGCGGGCGAGAAGATCCCTCTGGAGCTGTTGAGACCCCTTCCTTGCATCATGTCCTCCCTGCAACATCTCTGCAGGAAGACTGTCAATGGACATATAGACGTTTCCAGCAAAAGAGAGCAGCTGCCTCAACAGCTGAAAGACTTCTTACAAGAGTATGATGCTCCCATTTAA